The sequence below is a genomic window from Marispirochaeta sp..
CACCTGCGCGTTTGTGCATTTCGATATACTGATCCACGTTATCTTTATTTACCATGGGACAATCGATATCGACATCAAGCTGTTTTTCCTGCCCGGTAAGCAGTTTATGCGACACCGAAAGCAGGTTCTCTGCAAGGGCATACGCACTCTGCAGGGTTGTAGAGGTCATAAGTCCGTCCCTGATCAAAAGGACGGCTTCAGCGGTACCGTCAACTCCATAGGAAAGAATGCTTGCGAACTTGCTGTTGTCTTTTACAATCTCCAGGGCTCCGGCGGCCATATTGTCGTTCATGGAGATTATCGCATCTATTCTGTCGTTGGCCTGTACCCAGTCTTCCATGAGGCTCATGGCTTCGTCCTTGTTCCAGTTGGCTATCTGCTCACCCACAATAGTCACATCCGAACGTTTTGCAAAGAATTCCTTCTGCCAGCTTTCCCTGCGCGCGTCAGCATGAAAGTTTCCCGGAGGGCCGTTGAGAACGACAACATTTGCACCCCTGGGAACCTGCTTCAGAGCTGCCCGGGCCTGAACCGCAGCCTGTTCAAAAGGATCGGCATCCACGGACGAAGCCCCTTCTATGCCGGAGATACGGGCGTTGGTGGTAATACAGATGATGCCCGCCTGGACAACCTTTTCGGCATAAGGTCTCTGGGATTCACCGTTATTCGGCTGAATAATGATTGCATCGAACTTGTTGACAATCGCGTTCTCAATCAATGAGTTCACCTTGTCGTCCGAAGCCTGCCCGTCGAAAACCATTACATCGATGTCGGGGTACTTTTCAGCCTCCTCGGCCACCGAATTCGCCAGCCAGGCTGCAAATGAGTCGGCTTGAGCACGGGCGATGTAGGCTACCTTGTAGACTCCATCGTCCTCCTGTTTCTGTCCTCCGGCAACAAGCTGGGAACCGGCAAGACAGACCAGCAGAAATACTACCGAAATCTTCTTCATACAACACTCCTTATAATTTTTTATGGCCAGGCCATATTTTTTATCGAGTAAAAAGGTTAATCCCTTTCCATATCGATCATGATCTTTACATCCCCGCCTGGAAGCCCCCCGGCATATTCAAAGGCCGCACAGGAGTCCTTAAACTTGAAAACCCTGGTCACAAGGGGTTTGACATTCAGCTTGCCGGAAGCAATCAAATCCACAACCCGGGGGAAGATATTTACATAACGAAAGATGGTTTTTACCGTAATCTCCTTTACCTGTAATCCAACGACATCCAAAGGAACCGGATCAGACGGCATGCCGATTAAAACCAGCACGGCGCCGGGTTTTAAAAAACGGGGAATATCCGGGTAGGCTTTTTCACTTCCGCTTGCTTCAAATACCGCATCGACTCCGTCAATTCCGAGACGCCGCAGTTCTGTCTCGATATCCGATTGGTTAAGATCTATGGGCAGTATTTTTTCTGCATAATGCTGCCGTACAAAATCGAGTTTCTCTTTTTTTATATCCGCCAGCAGCACCCTGGAACAGCCGGCGGCCTCTGCGGCCAGGGCCGTTACAATGCCGATTGTACCGGCACCAATAACCAGTACCGTATCTCCGGACGACAGGCCGGCCTTATTTACCGAATAGACCCCGATTGCCACCGGCTCTACCAGTGCTCCTTCGTAAAAGGTAACGCCGTCAGGTAATTTAAAGGTCAGGCAGGCAGGATGAATAACGGTTTCCCGCAGGCATCCGTGTACAGGCGGGGTTGCCCAGAAACGCACTGCCGGATCCAGATTGTACATTCCCCGCAGCGCTTCGTAACTGGTAAAGTCCGGAATACCCGGTTCCATGCACACACGGTCTCCAACAGCTATCTGTTTGACATCGCTGCCGACATCGACCACTATCCCCGCAGCTTCGTGTCCAAGAACCATGGGCTCCCGCACGACAAAATCCCCGATGCCGCCTTCCCGGTAATAGTGGACATCACTGCCGCACACCCCGACAGCCACAGGGCGGATACATACATCCCCGGGGCCTAATTCTTCCTGTATATCGATGTCCCTGAGCCGGACCTCTCCTTTTTTTTCCAGAACAACCGCTTGCATACAACAGACTCCTTAAACAATACCATTTTTACATTACAGGACATTATCCCACGCTATTTTGCGCATGTCAAACTAAATTTTGCGCAAATTATATCTTTTCTTTTGCGCATTTAGATAAAACTTTATTGATTT
It includes:
- a CDS encoding sugar ABC transporter substrate-binding protein; its protein translation is MKKISVVFLLVCLAGSQLVAGGQKQEDDGVYKVAYIARAQADSFAAWLANSVAEEAEKYPDIDVMVFDGQASDDKVNSLIENAIVNKFDAIIIQPNNGESQRPYAEKVVQAGIICITTNARISGIEGASSVDADPFEQAAVQARAALKQVPRGANVVVLNGPPGNFHADARRESWQKEFFAKRSDVTIVGEQIANWNKDEAMSLMEDWVQANDRIDAIISMNDNMAAGALEIVKDNSKFASILSYGVDGTAEAVLLIRDGLMTSTTLQSAYALAENLLSVSHKLLTGQEKQLDVDIDCPMVNKDNVDQYIEMHKRAGAL
- a CDS encoding NAD(P)-dependent alcohol dehydrogenase; translated protein: MQAVVLEKKGEVRLRDIDIQEELGPGDVCIRPVAVGVCGSDVHYYREGGIGDFVVREPMVLGHEAAGIVVDVGSDVKQIAVGDRVCMEPGIPDFTSYEALRGMYNLDPAVRFWATPPVHGCLRETVIHPACLTFKLPDGVTFYEGALVEPVAIGVYSVNKAGLSSGDTVLVIGAGTIGIVTALAAEAAGCSRVLLADIKKEKLDFVRQHYAEKILPIDLNQSDIETELRRLGIDGVDAVFEASGSEKAYPDIPRFLKPGAVLVLIGMPSDPVPLDVVGLQVKEITVKTIFRYVNIFPRVVDLIASGKLNVKPLVTRVFKFKDSCAAFEYAGGLPGGDVKIMIDMERD